In the genome of Bosea sp. BIWAKO-01, the window CCGGACCGAGCATTTCCTCGCCGACACGCATGGCCGCGCCAACCTGACCACGGCCACGATGGCGCTCGACAAGCAAGGCCGGTTCATTGGCCTCAAGGTCGACCTCGCTGCGGAAATGGGCGCCTATCTCTCGCAGTACGGACCCTTCATCCCCTGGGTCGGCACGACTATGACGCCGGGCTGCTACAATATCCCGGCCGTGCATGTGCGCTTTCGTGGGGTCTTCACCAACACCACGCCGGTCGATGCCTATCGCGGAGCCGGGCGTCCGGAGGCCGCCTACCTGATCGAGCGGCTGGTCGATGCCATCGCACGCGAGACCGGCAAGACACCGGACGCTGTCAGGGCGCAGAACTTCGTCAAGCCGGCGGAGATGCCGCATTCGACCCAGACCGGGCCAGTCTATGATTCCGGCGAGTTCGAGGGGCATATGCGCCGCGCCATGGATGTCGCCGACTGGAAGGGCTTCAAGGCGCGTCTCAAGGCCTCGACCAAGGCCGGCAAGATCCGCGGCATCGGCATGGCCTGCTATATCGAGGCCTGCGGCGGCGGCGGCCCGGAGAGTTCAACCGTCATCCTGGAGAAGGACGGCACGGTGACCGTGCTGATCGGCACCCAGTCGAACGGGCAGGGGCACGAGACGGCGTATTCGCAACTCGTCGCGCAGCATCTCGACATCCCGATGGACCGCATCCGCGTCATTCAGGGCGATACCGACCGGGTCGAAACCGGATCCGGCACCGGCGGCTCGCGCTCCATTCCGGTTGGGGGCGCTGCGCTCGACAAGGCATCCTCGATCCTGACCGAGAACCTGAAGCAACTCGCGTCCGAGAAGCTCGAGGCCGGCATCGGTGATCTCGAGATCGTCGATGGCGCGGTGCGGATTGTCGGCACCGACAAGGCGCTCGACCTCAAGGCCATTGCCGCGTTGCCTGGAGCGACGGCGGACAAGCTCAGGGTCCATCAGAGCTGGACGCCACCGGAAGCGACCTATCCGAATGGCACGCATATCTGCGAGCTGGAGGTTGATCCCGGTACCGGCGCGACCGAGATCGCCAACTATGTCGTGGTCGACGATTTCGGCGTGACGCTGAACCCGCTGATGCTCGAGGGCCAGGTCCATGGTGGTGCCGCTCAAGGTATTGGCCAGGCTCTGATGGAGGAAATTCGTTTCGATAGCTCCGGCCAGATGCTGACGGCGACGTTCATGGATTACGCTCTGCCGCGCGCGGTCGATGTTCCCAGCTTCCATTTCGAGACCCGCAATGTCCGCTGTGTCACCAATGCGCTCGGCGTGAAGGGCGCCGGAGAGGCCGGGGCGATCGGGGCCTGCCCGGCGGTGATGAACGCGATGGTGGACGCGCTTGACCGCGCAGCCGGCATCCGGGCGATCGATATGCCCGCGACGCCCAAGAAGGTGTTCGGGGCGTTGAGAGCTGCAGGCTATCAGCAGTAATGTGGACATAAGCCACTCCAATTCCGATGTGATCACGGAAATGCGACTTGGCGTCGTGATGCGGATCGGCTGATCTGGAAAGCTTCTAAGCGGCGCGCTCGACGCCGCGCTTTTCGGGAGGAGGCTTACGCATGATACGCACCGTACTCGTTGCCGCCGGCCTAGTTGTGACGCTCTCGACCGTAATTGCCCAATCGGATCCGATTGCCGAGCGTCGCAACACGATGAAGGGAGTAGGCGCCGCCACACGCGATGGCGCGGCCATGGCCAAGGGCGAGGCAGCCTTTGACGCGGCCAAGAGCGAGAATATCTTCAAGGTCTACGTTGATGCAGCCAAGAAGATGCCTGGCCTTTTCCCTGACACTGCCAAGACGGGCGGCGAGAGCACGGCCGGACCTAAGATCTGGGATGATCCAGCCGGATTCAAAGCTGGGTTCGCCAAGCTCGAGACGGAGGCCACCGTGGCAGCGGCGAGTGCCACCAAGGACCTCGACAGCTTCCGCGCCGCCTTTGGAAATGTGACCAAGAACTGTGGTGCCTGTCACGAGGTCTATCGCATCAAGAAATAGGTTTCTCTGGGCCACCGCAGAGATACCACCTGGTCGAACATGAGGTGAAGGGCGGGGTCCATACTGGAGCCCGCCCTTTTGTCTTTGCCCTGCACTGCGGCCGTTCCAGGCTCCCGCAACGTTGGCGGCGACTGCCTGTCCGTGGCTGCGCCAGATAGATTTGCTTAAATTCCGGTGCGTTCACGAAAATGCGACTTGGCGCTGTCATGCGAATGGGCTGATCTGGAAGAGTTCTAAGCGGAGCCTGTCGGCACCGCATCTCCCCGAAAAGGATAGTCGCGCATGATCCGTACCGTAGTCGTTGCTGCTGGCCTCATTCTCGGCCTTTCGGCCGTCGTCGCGCAGTCTGATCCTATCGCCCAGCGCCGCGACGCGATGAAGGCCGTTGGGGCGGCAACGCGCGAGGGCGCGGCTATCGCCAAGGGCGAGGCAGCGTTTGATGCCACCAAGGTCCAGACGATCTTCAAAGTTTATGCCGACGCGGCCAAGAAACTGCCGCCTCTGTTCCCGGAAACGGCAAAGACCGGCGGCGAGACCACGGCGGCGCCGAAGATCTGGGAAGATCAGGCCGGCTTCAAGACCGCACTCGCCAAGTTCGAAACGGAGTCCGTGGCCGGTGCCGCCGCCGCCAAGGACCTCGACAGTTTCCGGGCTGCCTTTGGCGCCGCGACCAAGAATTGTGGCTCCTGCCACGAGGTCTACCGCATCAAGAAGTAAGCTCGGCTGCGCCGCGCGGTTGCGTCACGCGGTCGAACATGGGTTGATGGGCGGGCTCCACAGTGGGCCCGCCCTTTCTTGTCAGCTCTGCGATTCGAACCTTTGAAGTCCTCGAAACGTTGAGGCACCAGCAAACCGGGAAACGCTTGATGCGCCGCCTATTCCTCACGCTCGGCATTTTCATCCTGTTGGGACTAGCCGGCTTCTATGTTCTCACCGACCCGCGCGTCGTTTCGCCCGCGCCCGAGATCGGCACTCTGCCGCCGCCGGATGTCGAGAATGGCAAACTGCTCTTTGCGGCGGGAGGCTGCTCTTCATGCCATGCAACGCCCGGGCAGGACGACAAGCTCCGGCTTGGCGGTGGGCTTGCGTTGCCCTCGCCCTTCGGCACGTTCCACGCACCCAACATCTCGCCGCATACGCGGGACGGGATCGGCAATTGGGGCGTGAAGGACTTCGTTGATGCGATGGCGACCGGTGTGTCGCCATCCGGGCAGCATTACTATCCGGCCTTTCCCTATACCTCCTACCGGCTGATGCCGCCCAAGGCGCTGGCCGATCTCTTCGCCTATATTCGCACCCTCCCTTCGGTCGAAGGACGTGCGCCCGGGCATGATCTGCCATTTCCCTTCAACATCCGCCGCGCCGTCGGGGGCTGGAAACTGCTGTTCTTCGATGGCACGCCGTTCCGGCCAGACCCGACAAAGAGCGAGGAGTGGAACCGGGGAGCCTATCTCGTGCAGGGGCCGGGCCATTGCGCCGAATGTCATTCGAACCGCAATGCTCTGGGCGCGATCATTCAGGCGACGCGCTTCGCCGGTGGCCCGGACCCGGAGGGCAAGGGCTTCGTGCCGAACATCACACAGCATGCCGATGGGCTGGCGAACTGGTCGAAGTCGGAGATCGCCGAAATGCTCAAGACCGGCTTCACTCCGAGCTTCGACAGCGTCGGCGGCAGCATGACCGCAGTGGTGCGCAACACCGCGCAGCTGTCGGATGCCGATCGGATGGCGATGGCGGAGTTCATCAAGTCACTGCCGGCGGTTGCCGGCCCGCCACGGCCCAAGAAGGCTGAATGAGCCGCGCCAGCGAGTTCCGCTTGCGTTCGCGATGTCATCCCGATCTGCCTTTGAGCGCCCGGGATGACGGCCGCGGGGTGGGGGCTAGGAGCTCACTCCATCACCGCCGCCTTGAGGATGCAGACCATCAGGGCCGAACCTGGCTGGTCGCCGACACAGCGGACGATATGGCGGCGGTCGCAGCGGTAGCGCAGCGTCTCGCCGGCCTTGGCGCGCTGGATCACGTCCCCGACCTCGACCTCGAACTCGCCGGAGGTCACGGAGAGCGATTCGATCGAGCCGCGCTGATGACCTTCGGAGTCGAGCTCGCCGCCGGGTTCGGCCTGCACGTCGTACCATTGCAGCCATTCGACCGTCTTGATCCATCCGATGATGGCGAGCCTGAGCTTGCCGTCCTCTGAGACCAGAATCGGCGTGTCGGCGCGGGTGGTCTTGTCGATGAAGGCTTCCTCTTCGCCGCTCGACAGCACGCGCTCGATCGAGATGTCGAGGGCCTGCGAGAGCCGCCAGATCGTCGCCAGTGTCGGGTTGGTTTCGTTGCGCTCGATCTGGCTGATGATCGACTTGGCAACGCCCGACTGCTCCGCGAGCTCGGAAAGCGAGAGATTATAGGCCTTGCGCAGGCGCTGGATCGTCTTGCCGAGCTGGCCCGAGATGACCTGGGCTCCGGATTCGAGCTCGCGCCCGCCACGTTCCTTGGTCTCGATACCCATCCTGATACCTGTCACACGAATGCTGTTCGTTTGCGGAAGCGAACAAACGTTTGTCTAACCGGACAATGCCTGTTCCAGTTGGAAGGAGCAAGCCGGAGAGGGGCGGGCGACGGCCGAGGGCGGCCTCGTCGGGGGGCCTTTCACACAATTCTGCGCGTGTTCTCAGGTCGCCCGCGTCGGGCCGACCTCGCGCGTCTCCCGCTTGAGCAGACCGAGCTGCTTCTCGCGCAGGATCACATAGATTCCGGACGCGATGACGATGGCCGCGCCGATGAGCACGGCTGAAGCCGGCCAGTCGCCGAAGACGAACCAGCCGATCGTAACGGCCCAGAGCATCGTCGAGTATTCAAAGGGCGCGATCAGCGAGGCGTCACCGTAGCGATAGGCCTGGACCAGGAAAATCTGGCCGAGCCCGCCAAGGATGCCGATCGCGACCATGAGTGCGGCATCCTGGAGATCGGGCATGCGCCAGCCGAGCAGGATGGTGAAGAGGCCGAGCGTCGTGGTCATCAGCGTGAAATAGAAGACGATCGCGCCGGTGCGCTCGGTCATGGTCAATTGCCGCACCTCGATCGAGGCAAAAGCCGAGCAGCAGGCGCCTGCAAGGCCGAAAGCCGCGCCGATTGCCGGTGCATTGCTGCCAGCGATCTGGAAGCTGCCCAGATGCGGGGACAGCATGATCAGGACGCCGATGAAGCCGATCGTCACCGCGCTCCAGCGATAGATGCGGACACGCTCCTTCAGCACCAGCGCTGCAAGCACGACGACTGCGAGCGGCGCGGCATAGCCGAGCGCGACCGCGTCCGGGAGCGGCAGAAAGCTCAAGGCTACGAAGCCGCAGAACATGCCGGTCGAACCGATCACTCCCCGCTTGAAATGGCCGCGCAGGTTCTTGGTCATCAGGGCAGCCGGAATTTCGCCGCGCCAGCCGAGCCAGAGCAGCAGCGGGATCAGCGCGAAGAAGGATCGGACGAAGACGAGTTCCCCTGTCGGATAACGGGCCGCGATCGCCTTGATGCCAGCCGACATCAGGGTGAAGGACAAAGCTGAGATCAGCTTGAGCGTGATGCCGAGGAGAGGAGACAACGGTGCTGCGCGTACGTGTCGGGGGAGAGAGTCTTATAAAAGACTTGGTCCCTCTAGATCACGTTCGCGCGTCCGGTCCAAGCGCAATGCTTGCAACCCTGATGCCCGCAGCGACGCATGCGTGCCGGGGAAGGGCGCTGGATGCGGGTCTTGCGCGGCAGGAACTGGGAGAGAATTCCTGCCCCGGACAGCAAGGCTCGCCGGGGCAGATGCTGGCCTTGCCCCGTCTCAGAACGTTCCCTTGAAGACGCCGCCATCGATCAGCAAGTTCTGGCCGGTGATGTAGCCGGCATGGGCGCTTGCCAGGAAGGCGCAGGCTTTGCCGAACTCCTCGGCGCTGCCGAAGCGCTTCGCCGGGATCTCGGCCATGCGGCCCTTCGTCATTTCCTCGGGCGTGATCCCCTTGATCGCCGCCATCTTGGTGGTCGAGCCCTTCAGCCGATCCGTATCGAACATGCCTGGCAGGATGTTGTTGATGGTGACGTTGGCATAGGCGACCTCGCGGGCGACGCCGGAGAAGAAGGCGGTCAGACCGGCGCGTGCGCCCGACGAGACATCGAGCCCGGTCAAGGGGGTCAGCACGCTCATCGAGGTGATGTTGACGATGCGGCCGAAGCCGCGCGCGATCATGCCGTCGACGACACGCTGCATCAGTTCGACCGGCGTCGCCATGTTCTGGATGACGCCTTCGAGTAGCGCTTCGCGCGAGACTTCGCGGAACGGCTTCGGCGGCGGGCCGCCATTGTTGTTGACCAGGATGTCCGGCTCCGGCGCCGCGGCGAGCAACGCGTCCTGGCCAGCGCGGGTCGAGACGTCGGCAACGACCGCGATCACGGTTGCACCATATTTGGCCCGGATCTGACTTGCCGTGGCCTCCAGCGTGGTCGCGTCGCGGCCGTTGATGACTACGGTGCATCCAGCCTCCGCGAGAGCCTCGGCACAGCCCCGGCCGAGCCCCTTGCTCGAGGCGCAAATGATGGCCGTCCGGCCGGCAATACCCAAATCCATCGCGTTTCTCCCGAGCTTTGGCTGATGTTCAGCTGAGCAGAACCACGGATTGAGGTCTGCGTCATCAAAGCGCAATGCAAATCAGACACACGCCCCAAGCAATGCAACAAGATGGGCTGGCGGCATGAGCGACGAGGACGAGGCGAAGCAGGTTCGCAGCATCTTCATCTCCGACCTGCATCTGGGGACGCGCGGAGCACAGGCCGATCTCGTGCTCGAATTCCTGCGGGCCTATGATGCTCCGCAGATTTATCTCGTCGGCGACATCATCGACGGCTGGCGGCTGAAGAACGGCTGGTACTTCCCGCAGGCGCATAACGATGTCGTGCAGAAGCTCTTGCGCAAGGTGCGCAAGGGTTCGCGGCTGATCTACATCACGGGCAACCACGACGATTTCCTCCGCGACTTCACTGGTAGCGAGTTCGGCGGAATCCACATCGCTGACCATGCGCTGCATGAGACTGCCGACGGCAAGCGCCTGCTGGTGATCCATGGCGATCTGTTCGATCTGGTCGTGCGCAACGCAAAATGGCTCGCTCTGTTGGGCGACTGGGCCTACACGGTTGCGCTTGCGTCCAATACGGTCGTCAACAAGGTCCGTCGTCTCCTCCATCTGCCGCACTGGTCGCTCTCGGCCTGGGCCAAGCAGAAGGTCAAGAATGCGGTCAATTATATCGGCGAGTTCGAGACCTGCCTTGCCGCCGAGGCCCGCCGCCATGGTGCGGACGGCGTCGTCTGCGGCCATATCCACCACGCCGCACATCGCAAGATCGACGGGCTCACCTACATCAACACGGGCGACTGGGTCGAAAGCTGCACGGCGGTGGTCGAGCACCATGACGGCCGCTTCGAGGTCATTCGCTGGCCGCAATACCGGCTGAAGAGCGAGCCGGTGCGGCCGCTCCCGCTGCCGGCTCTGGTCAGCGAGGCCGCCTGATGCGCGTCCTCATCGCGACGGACGCCTGGCGTCCCCAGATCAATGGGGTCGTCCGGTCGCTGGAGCGGATGGTCGAGGCGGGGCCGTCATTCGGGGTGACGCCGCATATGCTCACGCCCGAGGGATTTCGGCAGATTGGCTTGCCATCCTATCCCGATATCCGCATCGCGCTGGCAACGCAGGGCGCCATCGCCCGGCGCATCACCGATTTTGGGCCGGACCATATCCATATTGCGACGGAAGGGCCGATCGGCTGGCTGACCCGCGCCGTCTGCCTGGCGCAGAAGCGGACGTTCACCACGAGTTACCACACCCGGTTCCCGCAATATGTCGCGGCCCGCTGGCCCATCCCGGAACGCTGGAGCTACCAGTTCCTGCGCCGGTTCCATGGGGCGGCTGCCGGTGTCATGGTCTCGACCGCGACAGTCGAGACCGAACTGAAACAGAACGGGTTCGAGCGCATCCTGCGTTGGGGGCGCGGTGTCGATCTCCAGCAATTCCATCCGCGTCAGGCAAGCGTGCTCGATCTGCCACGTCCGATCTTCCTCAGCGTCGGGCGCGTCGCGGTTGAAAAGAACCTGGATGCCTTCCTGTCGCTGCGCCTGCCCGGCAGCAAGGTCGTCGTCGGCGATGGCCCGGCGCGCGCGGATCTGCAGCGTGCTTTCCCGGATGTTACGTTCCTCGGCACGCGCGAGGGCGACGACCTGGCCGCGATCTATGCGTCGTCGGATGTTTTCGTCTTTCCGAGCCTGACCGACACCTTTGGCATCGTGCTGCTCGAAGCCGCGGCAAGCGGGCTGCCCGTTGCCGCCTTTCCGGTGCAGGGGCCGAGCGATGTCTTTGCCGGCAGTGGTGCCGCCGTGCTCGACGAGGATCTGCGGCGCGCAGCGCTAGCGGCCCTGCGCATCCCGCGCGAAGCCTGCCTGGGACTTGCCGCACGTCACAGCTGGCAGAGCAGCGCCGAGCAATTCTATGGGCATATCCAGCGGATTTCCCAGCATGTTCCGGCCCAGAGCATTACAACCTTCGCGAACGTCCGTGCCGGGGAAGCGCAGGCGCAGGAGCAGCAGCGGGCTTGAGCTCGCGCCGAAACACATCCCGCCTTTCGTGCACGGAAGCGATGACGAGGCCCATCGGCACGCCAAGCCCGACAAGCGCTGCCTCCGACAATTGCAGGCTGGCTTCGATGGTTTCCGGCACAGCGTCATTGACGCCGAGTTCGTAGAGATGCCGGGCATGGGCGGCGTCGCGGGCGCGCGCCACAATGATGAGCTCGGGGCGCAGCGCCCGCGCGGCCTTGACGATCTCATCGACGGCCCGGTGGTTGTGGATCGTGACGATCAGAGCGCTTGCGTCGACCACGCCGCAGAGTTTCAGGAAGTCGGGCTTGGTCGCATCGCCGAAAAAGGCGGGCCGGCCCGCGCGCCGTTGACCGGCGATCAGGATGGGGTCGGAGTCGAGGGCGATATAGGGCTTCTTGTGCTCTTCGAGCATCGAACCGACGAGCCTGCCAACCCGGCCGCACCCGATGACGATCGCGCGCCCGCTATGATCGTCGGGCGGCAGGATCGTTGCCTCCTCGGGCAGGATCACTGGTGCCGCGAAACGCACCGCCATTTGGCGCGCCACGCGGGCGAATAGTGGCAAGGTCACCATGGTGAGGGACACCGCGGCAAGGACGAGGCTTGCGGCATGGTGATCGACCAGCTTGGCCCCGACAGCCGCGTTGAGCAGCACGAAGGCAAACTCGCCGCCTGGCGCGACCATGATCGCAGTCTCAATCGCCGTCGAGGCAGAGAGAGACAGGAGCCGGGCCAGGCCCAACACAACCAGCGCCTTGGTCAGGAGAAGGCCGGCTGCAATGCCGAGGATGATCCCGGGTTGAGCTGCAAGCTGAACGGGGTCGACACTCATGCCGACGGTCAGGAAAAAGACGCCGATCAGGAGGGATTTGAAGGGCTCGATCGTGACTTCAATGGCGCGCCGATACTCGGTTTCTGCCAGGAGCAGGCCGGCGATGAAGGCGCCGAGCCCCATGGAGAGGCCAGCGGTTGCCGCCACCAGTCCAGTGCCGAGCGCGACCAGCAGGGTCGCGGCGAGGAAGCTCTCCGAGCTGTCAGTGGAGGCGACAAGGCGAAAGAGAGGGCGAAGCGCGAGGCGCCCGACCACGACGATGCCGGCAATCGCCGCGAAAGCGTGCACGAGGGCCTGTGCAAGGCCGGCGACCAGCGAGCCGCCATTCTGCGCGCCGAGGACGGCGATGAGGAAGAGCAGCGGCACGACTGCGATATCCTGGCAGAGCAGGATCGCAAAGCTGGTGCGACCAGCCGAGGTCATCATGCGCCGTCTGGCCGAGAGCAGTTCGACGACCATGGCGGTCGAGGACAGGGCAAGGCCGAAACCGATGATCAACGCGGCCGCTGCCGGCTGCTTCAGCAGGAAGGCGAAGCCGCCGATGATCGCGGCCGACAGCGCGACCTGACCGAGCCCGAGGCCGAAGACCAGCCGGCGCATGGTCACCAGCCGCTCGAAGGACAGCTCAAGCCCGATCACGAAGAGCAGGAATGCGACGCCGATTTCAGCCGGGCCGATCAGCGCATTGGGATCAGACACGGTGATGGTGCGCAGCAGCGGCACCGAGGAGACGAGGCCGCCGAGGCCGAAAGGACCGAGCAAGGCGCCGCAGGCCATGAAGGCGACGATCGAATTGACGCGGAAGCGCTTGGCGAATGGCACGATTACGCCGGCCGTGGCGAGGACGACGATGGCGTCTTTGTAGGCCGAGGGATCGATCGTCGTTGCCAAGCTGTCCTCGCCTCGCCGATTCAGGGGAGCGAATCATGTTTGCGGTCCAAGCGGTTGCGTTACAAGCGCTGGTGTGGGGCCCAGCAAAAAACTTGCCGTCGCCGGAGACGGCCCGTAGCTTCCGCCCGCATCGTTCGAAGGGGTTTCCATGCGTTTTGCCGGCACCGATTCCTATGTCGCGACCGAGGATCTCACCGTCGCAGTCAACGCGGCGATCCGGCTGGAGCGGCCTCTGCTGGTCAAGGGAGAACCGGGCACCGGCAAGACCGTGCTGGCGGAGGAGATCGCATCGGCCCTGAAGGCGCCGCTGATCACCTGGCACATCAAGTCGACGACCAAGGCCCAGCAGGGTCTCTACGAGTATGATGCGGTCAGCCGTTTGCGCGACAGCCAGCTCGGCGACCCGCGGGTGTCCGATATCTCCAACTACATCAAGCGCGGCAAGCTCTGGGAAGCCTTCGCCTCGAGTGAACGACCCGTGCTGCTGATCGACGAGATCGACAAGGCCGATATCGAGTTCCCCAACGACCTGCTGCTCGAGCTCGATCGCATGGAATTCCATGTCTACGAGACGGGCCAGACGGTTCGGGCCGCGCAGCGCCCGGTGATGATCATCACCTCCAACAACGAGAAGGAACTGCCGGACGCCTTTCTGCGCCGCTGCTTCTTCCACTACATCCGCTTCCCCGATGCGCAGACGATGCAAGCGATCGTCGAAGTGCATTTCCCCGGCATCAAGAAACGGCTGATGGAGGAGGCGCTGCGCCTGTTCTTCGAGGTGCGCGAAGTTCCGGGAATCAAGAAGAAGCCCTCGACCTCCGAGCTGCTCGACTGGCTGAAGCTGCTGGTCGCCGAGGATATCGGCCCCGAGGTGCTGCGTGAGCGCGACCCGCGCAAGCTGATCCCGCCGCTGCACGGGGCGCTGCTCAAGAACGAGCAGGATGTCAGCCTGTTCGAGAAACTCGCCTTCATGGTGAGGCGGGAGAGCCGCTGAGCGCCGGACCGCTCAGGGGTCGCAGGGCGGGATCGCCACCGCGAGATCGATCTTGGGATCGACCTCGCGCACGGCTTCGCGCAGATCGAGATCGCGCGCCACGACGACGTAGTCCTGCGTTTCCGACGTCTTCAGATAGCTCGTCATCAGGATTGGCTTGTCGCCGAGTTCACCGGTGCGGCAGGCCTTGTCAGCGCTGAGCGCCAGGGAACCGCGATTGCCGCTGTTGCCGACCCCGACAAGCAGTTCCTCGCGGAAGACGGAGAGCTTGGTTGCATCAGTGGAGCTGAGCCGGAACACCGTCAGACGCCGTCCCGGCGAAGTCATGACAGGCAATGCGGCGAGTTCGGTGGCGTCGCGTACTTCCTCCAGTACGACCTTGCGCTCATGGCGTCCGCCGCCCTTGGGGTTGATCACGATCGTCATGGTGACGCCGCCCGGCAGGGGGCGGATGTCGGACGGCAGGCTGATGGCGGCACGCAGATCGGCCAAAGTCGTGCTGCGCATGTCGATGCGCGACAATTTCGGCAGGGAACTCAGCGGGACATGGCCGCACCCGCCGGCAAGGGCGGCCATGATCATGGAAGCGAACAGGGAGAGACGCATGGGTGAGGCTCGTCAATTTCAAATGAGGTTGTGGCCTGGACATTCAAAAATTCATCTATTAGTTTAATTTTGTCAATCGAGGGCAGAATGAATGAGCGCGGAAAACACTCTGGGGTCGAGCGAGACGCCGCTGGCCAGGCTGAAGCGCGTCAGCATGGCAGCACGGCTCGCCAGCTATGCCGCAGCATTGCTCATGGGATTTGGCATGGTCTGGTTGTGGAGCGACCCTGAAAGCCTCGCCAATCATGCGCGCGGCACCATTGGCGTAACTGTCGCGCCGCCGACGACGGCGATGCGCAGCTACTGGCTCGCACTGTCGGTCGGCACTGTTCCGACTGGCTTGTTCATCTACGCGATGCTGCGTCTGGCAAACCTGTTCGGGCGCTTCGGAAAGGGACGGGTCCTCGAAGTCGTCAATGCCGTCGAACTCAGCCGGATCGGCTGGCTGCTCATTCTGTTTGGTG includes:
- a CDS encoding cation:proton antiporter, yielding MATTIDPSAYKDAIVVLATAGVIVPFAKRFRVNSIVAFMACGALLGPFGLGGLVSSVPLLRTITVSDPNALIGPAEIGVAFLLFVIGLELSFERLVTMRRLVFGLGLGQVALSAAIIGGFAFLLKQPAAAALIIGFGLALSSTAMVVELLSARRRMMTSAGRTSFAILLCQDIAVVPLLFLIAVLGAQNGGSLVAGLAQALVHAFAAIAGIVVVGRLALRPLFRLVASTDSSESFLAATLLVALGTGLVAATAGLSMGLGAFIAGLLLAETEYRRAIEVTIEPFKSLLIGVFFLTVGMSVDPVQLAAQPGIILGIAAGLLLTKALVVLGLARLLSLSASTAIETAIMVAPGGEFAFVLLNAAVGAKLVDHHAASLVLAAVSLTMVTLPLFARVARQMAVRFAAPVILPEEATILPPDDHSGRAIVIGCGRVGRLVGSMLEEHKKPYIALDSDPILIAGQRRAGRPAFFGDATKPDFLKLCGVVDASALIVTIHNHRAVDEIVKAARALRPELIIVARARDAAHARHLYELGVNDAVPETIEASLQLSEAALVGLGVPMGLVIASVHERRDVFRRELKPAAAPAPALPRHGRSRRL
- a CDS encoding MoxR family ATPase, which produces MRFAGTDSYVATEDLTVAVNAAIRLERPLLVKGEPGTGKTVLAEEIASALKAPLITWHIKSTTKAQQGLYEYDAVSRLRDSQLGDPRVSDISNYIKRGKLWEAFASSERPVLLIDEIDKADIEFPNDLLLELDRMEFHVYETGQTVRAAQRPVMIITSNNEKELPDAFLRRCFFHYIRFPDAQTMQAIVEVHFPGIKKRLMEEALRLFFEVREVPGIKKKPSTSELLDWLKLLVAEDIGPEVLRERDPRKLIPPLHGALLKNEQDVSLFEKLAFMVRRESR
- a CDS encoding DUF2975 domain-containing protein — translated: MSAENTLGSSETPLARLKRVSMAARLASYAAALLMGFGMVWLWSDPESLANHARGTIGVTVAPPTTAMRSYWLALSVGTVPTGLFIYAMLRLANLFGRFGKGRVLEVVNAVELSRIGWLLILFGAATPIARALQSVALTYDNPAGRRQLAITLDPGMFGALAAGAVLVAFGLVLREAMRLSDENQSFV